One part of the Vitis riparia cultivar Riparia Gloire de Montpellier isolate 1030 chromosome 6, EGFV_Vit.rip_1.0, whole genome shotgun sequence genome encodes these proteins:
- the LOC117916582 gene encoding protein LATERAL ROOT PRIMORDIUM 1, whose translation MWSSSTRQINYGLPHEMGMVGLRDVFVVAPASSFHPNNQHDPIISDPHAINGSNAATALGVGVGVGVIPLLTAAPCLAPSSMGGVDEADMLGHRSKGGGIQLWQNQQTQHANYLKKPMILDHNSSSNLLSCGVGGVGASGPTTAGGTTCQDCGNQAKKDCSHRRCRTCCKSRGFDCATHVKSTWVPAARRRERQLMVSATPGAGSSGSTSGAKKPRLITSQTTTTSHTSTSNTTPPRSFDTSSSHQDASFKEALPGQVRAPAVFKCVRVTAVDDGEDEYAYQAVVKIGGHVFKGFLYDQGLETRDGFPNISELHLGGGSGSGGGGGARNGGTSSPILDPPDVYAASGGGLLGGSSYGNAIN comes from the exons ATGTGGTCTTCCTCCACTCGCCAGATCAATTACGGCCTCCCACATGAGATGGGCATGGTGGGTCTTCGCGACGTCTTCGTCGTCGCTCCGGCCTCCTCCTTCCACCCCAACAACCAGCACGACCCCATCATCTCCGATCCTCACGCCATCAATGGCTCGAATGCAGCCACCGCTCTTGGTGTTGGGGTCGGCGTCGGTGTCATCCCCCTCCTCACTGCCGCTCCTTGCCTCGCTCCGTCGAGCATGGGTGGCGTCGACGAAGCAGATATGCTAGGCCATCGAAGCAAAGGCGGTGGAATACAGTTGTGGCAAAACCAGCAAACCCAGCACGCCAATTATCTCAAAAAACCCATGATTCTCGATCACAATAGCTCTTCCAATTTGCTCAGCTGTGGCGTTGGTGGAGTCGGCGCTTCGGGTCCTACAACTGCGGGTGGGACGACGTGCCAGGACTGTGGAAATCAAGCCAAGAAAGACTGCAGTCATCGCCGGTGCAGAACTTGCTGCAAAAGCCGTGGTTTTGATTGCGCTACTCACGTCAAGAGCACATGGGTTCCGGCCGCTAGGAGGCGAGAGCGACAGCTCATGGTCTCCGCCACTCCCGGAGCAGGCTCTTCAGGGTCCACCTCCGGTGCTAAGAAACCTAGGCTCATCACTTCACAAACTACTACAACATCTCATACTTCCACTTCCAATACAACTCCTCCAAGAAGCTTTGATACTAGTTCGAGTCATCAAG ATGCGAGTTTTAAAGAGGCATTGCCGGGGCAAGTCCGAGCCCCGGCCGTGTTCAAGTGTGTTAGAGTGACTGCGGTGGATGATGGCGAAGACGAATATGCTTACCAGGCAGTGGTGAAGATTGGTGGGCATGTGTTCAAAGGGTTTCTATACGATCAAGGGTTGGAAACAAGAGATGGGTTTCCCAATATCTCAGAGCTGCATTTGGGTGGTGGTAGTGGTAGTGGTGGCGGTGGTGGGGCTAGGAATGGGGGGACTTCCTCCCCAATTCTCGACCCTCCTGATGTCTATGCGGCTTCGGGAGGAGGCCTGCTTGGAGGTTCAAGCTATGGTAACgcaataaattga
- the LOC117917134 gene encoding GA-binding protein subunit beta-2 isoform X2, whose translation MPSEEASAETAPQENVEALLEAARYDDIDDVKLIAYAGVSLDSKDSQGRTALHMAAANGHLDVVEFLISSGVDLNASNVEKNTPLHWACLNGHIEVVKNLILAGANVTALNSHERTPMDEAVSRGKMDVIDAINAAVAQVELTGIGVSETVENFGERILAVPSEP comes from the exons ATGCCGAGCGAAGAAGCTTCAGCCGAAACGGCGCCGCAGGAGAACGTAGAGGCCTTGCTTGAA GCTGCTAGATATGATGACATTGATGATGTTAAACTCATAGCTTATGCTGGAGTTTCTCTTGATTCTAAGGATTCACAAGGGAGAACAG CACTTCACATGGCTGCAGCTAATGGACATCTTGATGTTGTGGAGTTTCTTATCAGTAGTGGAGTG GATCTTAATGCTTCTAATGTGGAGAAGAATACACCACTTCATTGGGCTTGCTTAAATGGGCATATTGag gttgTTAAAAATCTGATTCTTGCTGGAGCAAATGTAACTGCACTAAATAG CCATGAGAGGACTCCAATGGATGAAGCAGTGAGTAGGGGAAAGATGGATGTTATTGACGCAATTAATGCAGCTGTGGCACAAGTTGAACTTACTGGCATTGGGGTTTCTGAAACTGTTGAAAATTTTGGTGAGCGAATTCTCGCCGTTCCTAGTGAGCCGTGA
- the LOC117917134 gene encoding ankyrin repeat-containing protein P16F5.05c isoform X1, translated as MPSEEASAETAPQENVEALLEVQETPICLFLLSAARYDDIDDVKLIAYAGVSLDSKDSQGRTALHMAAANGHLDVVEFLISSGVDLNASNVEKNTPLHWACLNGHIEVVKNLILAGANVTALNSHERTPMDEAVSRGKMDVIDAINAAVAQVELTGIGVSETVENFGERILAVPSEP; from the exons ATGCCGAGCGAAGAAGCTTCAGCCGAAACGGCGCCGCAGGAGAACGTAGAGGCCTTGCTTGAAGTACAAGAAACGCCTATATGCTTATTTCTATTATCG GCTGCTAGATATGATGACATTGATGATGTTAAACTCATAGCTTATGCTGGAGTTTCTCTTGATTCTAAGGATTCACAAGGGAGAACAG CACTTCACATGGCTGCAGCTAATGGACATCTTGATGTTGTGGAGTTTCTTATCAGTAGTGGAGTG GATCTTAATGCTTCTAATGTGGAGAAGAATACACCACTTCATTGGGCTTGCTTAAATGGGCATATTGag gttgTTAAAAATCTGATTCTTGCTGGAGCAAATGTAACTGCACTAAATAG CCATGAGAGGACTCCAATGGATGAAGCAGTGAGTAGGGGAAAGATGGATGTTATTGACGCAATTAATGCAGCTGTGGCACAAGTTGAACTTACTGGCATTGGGGTTTCTGAAACTGTTGAAAATTTTGGTGAGCGAATTCTCGCCGTTCCTAGTGAGCCGTGA
- the LOC117916166 gene encoding uncharacterized protein LOC117916166 gives MTTVLNIDGDQQLLDTFQHLSVQDQREVKESRNGSHGGVCAICLDTIVLQETAMVKGCEHAYCVTCILRWATYSQKPTCPQCKHPFEFLNIHRSLDGSIHDYMFEESVCLLLRAAWFKPLIVEEQEDIYDEEEYFYPYEINEVDIDEDDLDEVYYNNLSSIRIGNRRWGNNGYIRAGHQEARPVYRPNAQSSGASSSRDSGSSEAKKETKGRRAKRALKREAADKAAAEKHERHLVRLGRN, from the exons atGACCACTGTCCTCAACATCGACGGTGACCAGCAGCTCCTCGACACTTTTCAACATCTGTCCGTTCAAGATCAG agGGAAGTGAAAGAGAGTAGAAATGGGAGTCATGGGGGTGTATGTGCGATCTGTCTGGATACGATAGTGCTTCAGGAAACTGCTATGGTAAAAGGTTGCGAGCACGCATACTG tGTGACATGCATCCTTCGTTGGGCCACATATAGTCAGAAACCAACATGCCCACAATGTAAACATCCTTTTGAATTTCTCAACATTCATCGCTCACTAGATGGCAG CATCCACGATTACATGTTCGAGGAGAGTGTGTGTCTTCTCCTTAGAGCTGCATGGTTTAAACCTTTGATTGTGGAGGAACAAGAAGATATTTATGATGAagaggaatatttttatccatatgAAATTAATGAAGTTGATATAGATGAAGATGATCTGGATGAGGTTTACTACAACAATTTGTCAAGTATCCGAATTGGGAATCGGAGATGGGGAAATAATGGATATATTAGGGCAGGACACCAAGAAGCGAGGCCAGTCTATCGACCAAATGCTCAGAGCTCAGGTGCTAGTTCATCTCGTGATTCTGGGAGTTCAGAGGCTAAGAAAGAGACAAAGGGGCGGCGGGCAAAGAGAGCATTGAAACGTGAAGCAGCAGATAAGGCAGCTGCAGAAAAACATGAACGACATTTGGTGAGGTTGGGCCGGAATTGA